The genomic DNA GAACGGTTTGGAAAACTCGATAAACTCGGCCCGCTCGGGATTGATCGTCAGCGGCGCCACGATCAGATCGGCCCGTTCGGCCACCAGCTCGCCGATCAGCCCATTCCACTCCTTCTTCACCGTGGTGCCGATGCCGGTGGTATGGTTTTTCAGCTGGTAATGGCCAAACTGACCGTCGGGCGAGAGGGCCAAATCGTACGTGAAATTAATCCGCTGAGCCAGTGCCTTCAACAGATCGATGCAATATCCTTTGCAGCAGTATTCTTGCTCTGTGGGagcgcgagagaaagagagagagagagagagaggaaccGAACTTGAGGTTAAAAGCTCTAGGTTCCTTAACTTTCGCTAAGCAAACATACCATTTCCGTTAGTGATATTGAAGTGAGGACACACCACCTCATCATCCGCACAGTCAATCTCGTCGTCGAGCAGCTTGCGTGCGTACACGAACGGTTTCTCCTCGATCGTGAGGACCTTCAGGTGCGTGGGAATCATGATACCTTCCGGCTTTTTACCCGTATTGCCTGGCCACGTTATGCTGCTGTCATTTATCTTGAGGCGCATCTTACGCTTGTCCTGCGAAACACAGTTATTATTGAAGCAATTTATAACCTTATAACCTAGAGTCTGAAGCGTCACAGGAGTCCTGATGGGATTTTTTGAGGATCAAAGAAGCGAGTCGGGAAGCAAAATGGAAGGCATAGGTCTGATCGAGTTAATTAGCGCATGCCTGCAGCAAAGCATATTTTTGAGCATAAAGTCTTCCTAACGCCAGCGGCTCTATGTGGAAGAATTAAGAGCGATAATGCTGGAtgagccgaaaaaaaaacaatatggcCACCATGAGAGATTAACAGGATCTGTAACTGTTAAACCGGCCGTAAATCTACCCAATACACCCAATCTCGCAATGTCCCCGAGATTTATGGTCCATGGCTCGGATGGATGATAAGTGTGGTATCAAAAATACGTGACACTACACTATCCTGCTACCGGATCCGTACCACTGCGCTGGGCTTCTCTCTTTCAAGGCGGGGGTTGCCTTGGGGGCTTCAGCCATACTCACCGAATCGTAATGGAAGCTTCCCACTTTTACGAACGAATGGTTCTCGTGCACATTGATAACATCGTACTCGGCGTACATGCGGTCCCCGTTATCGTCGAACGCCACCTGTCCCGTTTCGCCCCGAATGTTTCTCGTCTTCAAGTACCCAAACAATCGCTTGCCTGGCGGTGAGGAAGGAGCACAGAGATTTGGATACAGATTATCGCTCAAAACAACAAGGTCCATATACACTGGCACCTACCCGACTCCCAGATGGCTCCGGAATCGTCACAATCTTTTGGCGCTTCGGTGATGGTCTCATTCACCGTCATTTCCTTAATTGCCGAGGCGAGTATATAAATAGCATCctggaaaaaaagagaagcgaATTTTATACCTTTTCCCGAACTCCACCCGAAGCCACCTTCACTCTCGTACTCGTATGTGATCCGTTTCGTTTTCTGCATTGTTGAGCTTCAAGCCGATGATACCGGTTggcgtgttgttggcactgAGGGCCTGCTCCGTTACGATCCAGATGTGCCCATACTCGGTCATATTGTGGATGGCAGCGTCGCGGAAAATTACATACGCATCCTCCTGGCTGTTGGTGGGAAAATCGTGAAAATGGCCTTTAAGAGGGGGAACTAATCCTTAATCCCTCTCCTAATGCCTTACCTCGCATAAAGTAAATAGACACGCGATTGAGCAGTTTTCATGTCCATCAGGTAGGAGCTAAAGCTATCCAACTTTGGTTCAAATTCGACGATCGATTCCACCGTCGCCCGCACATCGATATCGTCATAGTTTGTCTGCGATGTCGTCTGGAACCGACCCAGCACGGCACGTCCGTCCGTATCGGAGCTGTGTATGATGATAACCTAGTTTCGAAACACACCGAGAAATGAGCTCAAGCCCCCGTTTTCAGCAACGTCATGCCACCGTGCCATAGCGTACCTTAGTGTAGCCGAAGTGGCTCAAAATTTCCAACCAAACGTCCGCCTGGTGGTAATACGGAGGCACCGTACGTAGGAACGACACGTGAATGTTCTTATCGGAGAAGGCGGCCTCACGCGACGAGATCCCGATGACGGGGATTTGGTAGAACCCGCTGGTGTAGCTGACAGCCGCCGGGGACAGATCTCCGGTCGGTTCGTGTGACACCACTACCGCGTAAACCTGGCGCaccatacacacgcacacacgcacacgcacagacacaaaatagaaaaaaagaaggattaaTTAGATTGCACTAGAAAATAGTGCGGAATGGTCGGGGCGCACCCTCTCGAATGCCTACCCTTCGGGATATCAGGTGTTTACAAACATTGAGCGCTGTTTTGATGGGATTTTTATCGATCCGAATCGTCTTATCGTAGTAGGTGGTACCGCGTGGAACATACTGTTGGTCAAAGTTCAGATGCTGCAAAAAGAGAAAACGGATGCACACAGTGCCAGTGTCCCGTGATAAACAAcaccccatcatcatcatcatcatcatcatcatcaccacaacGAGAGTACAACAATGGACGGTCGCGCGCGCCACACGTTTCGGCGCACTGCGCGCGTCCCCAAGCGCCCCGCCCCGTCCCATCCGTCCCCATGGCACGGAGCaggggggtgtgtgtgtgtatgtgtgtttgtgtgtgtgtgtgcgaattgGTTAGGTAACACTTACCGCAATCACGGTAGCGAAGTGGGATTCACTCTCGTTATTGCTCAGCACACCCCCGATGTTGTAGTAGGAAGGGCTTTCGCTGCCGGTGGGTTTCTGGGCCAGCAGGGCCTGCGGTATCATCAGgcacagcagcaaacagcagGACGCGGGCAGCATTCGTGTTAACTTCATTTTCAGGCGTGTACGACCGAGGAGGGCCCTTTTCACTACTGCATAGCACTTTCCGTCCactacacgcacgcacgcacggacgcacgcactcgcactcacactcacacgccaCCGAGGATGTCCTTTCGCGAGAGGTCGTtcgtggagctgctgctgctgctgctgctgctgctgctgctgctgctgctgctggtcctgGAACACAGTTTTCCCCCGCTAATTCGCTGGCACACTCGGattccctcccccctccctgCCCAAGCGGAAAACACTCGCTACCGTCTCACACTGGCACGGGTCTAGCACGCCTAATTCTTGCGCAATTCCTTCACTccatgctgctgttgctgttgctgcttctgatgctgctggtggtgctggatcGGAGCTGGTGAAAATGCTGAATTTTGCCACATTTTTCCACTTGGGGCACCACTTGGGGCACTGACTggtgagcgagaaaaaaaggctatTCCGTAGCTGTCAAAACCGTAGGGTGTAAGGATGCCAGTACATGCCCTCCATGCCAAAAAGTAACAAGCGTGTTAGGGCGTTAGGAGATCCCGAGCAGCGACCCGACTGCGCATGACACGGCGGACATCCTAACAAACAGCTGATTGATGAAGGACGCGAATACCAAACGAGAGACTGTCCGAGCTGAGCGAGAGAGCGACCGAGTCCTTCCCTGTTCCGCGAAGcgtgcacgcacgcacacggccACCGCGAGCACGAGGACTCGGGAGGATCACGGCGGGCGGCCACTTATTTACATTCGCGACGATGCTATAAAGCGTTTTATTGCCGGAACTGCTGGATTCACGCTTGGGCAGCTTTTATTTAACTCTGCACAGATTATCCGTTAAAAGGGCCCGGCCACGAATGGCAATAATTCTATAATCGAAATCATCGAGCACCCTTGTGCTGCTTGCTTGCCTTCCGTTAACTAGTTGCCAATTAATTAAGCTTACAAAACGGTGATCATATGGTTACTCTGGAAATTATTAATGCTTTCTTCATCTCAAACGCTTGAATATAGCGAGGACTGCCATAAAATTGGACTCTTAATTGAAGATTTGTTCAAACTGTAACTTTTATCCCTGAGACAAGAAAACTGTGAAGATGAGTGGCTGACGTTGAGTGCGTCGTCGATCGAGGATACTCCCAACTTACCTCAGCAgtgagaagcaaaagaaatgtTTGGTTAAACCTCTTTCAGATCATCTTATCCAATCCAAGTAGCCAAGAGGGTGTAGTAACTGATCGCCCACTGTTTCAACTGACTCCCGACAGCCATTACTAAGGTTCTGCCGATGGGCCATCCGGGAAGAGTTATCAGTAGGTTGGTACAAccttttaattttatgttcTTTGCCATCCCAAGTTAGagccaagtttttttttctaataccCTACCTAAATGAGTCTTCCAATCGATCGAAATGAAGACATATCTTCAACAACAGTTCAATTGAGCGTTGTTCAAGTGGAAACCGCAGAACACCGTTTTACAGGTGTAGGTGCACttcattcccccccccccccgcctcCTTACTTGCTGTCTCCAAAATGACTGTGAACGCATCTATCAGTAGATTGTCCAGTCCCTGCCCCAAACACCGAACTGCGTCCCAAGCCATCACGCCCCAGGGCCACAGCACCACCTTCAACAACAACGTCAGTGTGAACGACGATAACGTTATCGCCCATCTCGAGAGTCTTTAGTTTATCAGCTTGGCCGAGACATCGCTCGAGACATTTCTTCACGGGCCGATCAGTTCCGTGCGTTCGCTGTGTGGACAATCGGTTGTGTGCATCAAAACAGTTCGGTAGGTTAGCAAGCCACCTGATCCGGGGTCAGGATGCTTAATACGTTCTCCGTGCTTTCGCCCCACCTTAAGTTTAAGTACAAGTTGGTGACGATCGACAATTTGGGCTTCAAGTTCCATTATCGGGCCACATTCATCATCCTGCTCGTGTGCACCCTGCTAGTGACATCCAGGTGAGCGGTGTGGTCGTCGAGTGCGTTGTGCGCTTAGTACCAAGTGTTCCTTCCTTTTCGCCGCAGACAGTACATCGGAGAGCACATCCGGTGTATTACGGGCGGATCCATACCGGAGCATGTCATCAACACGTTCTGCTTCTTCACCACCACGTTCACCGTCATACGACACTATAACGAATCGTTGCTGCAGGATGGAGTGCTTCCGCATCCGGGTGTCGGCCCGATGTACACGGAAGATCCGGTGAAGCATCATGCCTACTACCAGTGGGTTCCGTTCATCCTCTTCCTGCAGGCACTCACGTTCTACGCTCCCCACATGCTGTGGCGTATGAACGAAGGTATGTGTCGCGTTTCGTCACCCACCACCCGAAAACCGCCACGCGCGATGAGTCACACCACACGCTAATTCGCTTCCCTTATCTCGCTTTTGTAGGTGGTCGGTTGAAGAATCTCGTCGACGGTCTGCACATGGCACACCTCACCGAGCATTACACGGCCAAGGCGAACCTTTCGTTCGGTCCAAAGTGCACGCTTCTGTCGCAGGACACCGTGGACGCCAAGCTGCGCACGGTGAAGCGCGAGTTCTCCAACCACTTTATGGTCCAACGGCACTGGGCATCGCGGCACATCTTCTGCGAGGTGCTGAATCTCCTCAACTGCATCCTGCAGATCGGCTTTACCAACATCTTTCTCGGGCGCAAATTCTGGAACCTCGGGCCGAGCTTTATCGAGGAAGATTTTGCCGGCAAAATGGATGTGCTCGATACGGTCTTCCCGAAGGTGACCAAGTGCCACTTCTACAAGTACGGCCCGACGGGATCGATCCAGAAACATGACGCCCTGTGCATTATGGCACTGAATGTGATTAACGAGAAGATTTTCACCTTCCTGTGGTTCTGGTACGTGGTGCTGTTTTGTGTTTCCGTGCTGTCGATTCTATGGCGCATGCTGACACTCGCCCTGCACAACAGGTAGACGAGCAAACGACGGAAATACTCCTATGCTCCTCAACTAAACGCTCGTACTCGATCTCTTTCTCCCCCTTCAGATCGTACAAGTTCACAGCACTGATCCTATCGTTTGCCAGTCCTGGTCGGTTAAATCCACAGGATGTGGAGATCATCACCAAACGGCTAAGGTTTACCGAGTGGCTGTTCCTGTACTATTTGGCCAAGAACATGGATGCACACCTGTTTCGCAAGGTGTTGCGACAGATAACGGATGAGATTAGGCATCCGAACGAGGACGATCACGACCACAGCGACCAACAGGGCATCGATACAGTCGATGGTGACCATGACATGGACGACAGTGACATGGCGATGGTCAAACTGCGATACGAGAATGATCACAAGAAGGCTTAAACTGCCACGAGGGTGGCTTAGCTGTGACAAAAGTATTATATTGATAATTTTTTCTTATTCGAACctatttaataataaaacgaaTCGTTTGATCGCTTGTGATAAGTACAATATGCGGACACACACTTTGGCAATTTAGGGTATAAAGTTGATGACGAttccatttcatttcaaaCTAGCTCTTTCACATCCACAGCATCCCCCAAATGGAATTGTTTTTCGCTCTGCCTAATgatgtttttaaaacaaacaaaccgcaaATACCTCCTACGGGCATTGTAATACGGCACCCATTGGCCCGCGTGCACTGGGTATCCGGCACCCATTCCAAACTCCAAAATTGCTTTCCTCATCGCCAAATTGCTGTTGGGCGCTCATTTCAAACTGCTGACCCGCACAATGACGGGGACCCGAGACGAGACAATAATAATTACAGCTCCAGCGAACCAACCCTACCCCACATGGGAAATATTCCCATGCCGATGAAATTGCTTAGAACACGACGGCAAAAACTAAACACTTTCCACGCCTTACGTGAAAAGAGTGACGCAAAGAACGATTTGCAGTTCGCGTTTAGTGCCTTCGACACGATGCTTTCGCACCATTTCAAGAAGTGTAACTAGAGCACTTTTTTGGCTGATCTTTTATTAGCTGGCTGACGAGCTCAAGAATTCCTCATCCTTGGAGGCCTCGTACTCGGCGGCGTATCGGGGCTAGGCCATCAACACATTCGTGGCGCTCGTCCTTCCGATTCCCATTCTATGCGAGTGTTAATCACCAGAAATTAAATCCCTTGGCAGTTTATTATTTAACGCCATGTCACGTTCGGTACCACGTTCTACGATGTCATGGAACTTGGCGACTATGATTTCCCAAGAGAATCTTTTTCacggtgtttttgttgttgcactaaCGTTGGGAGGAGTCGCATGGAGCTATCGAGCTGCTTCCTGCTTCTTTGTCTCTGGATGTACTATTTATAGAAGGAACGTTTTTCCCGTTCATGCTAAAGCACATGAACATGAAATTAATCATGTTAGCAGATGGTTAAACGTAACAAGAAAAGGTTTTAGAAATCACGAACGAGAAACGAGAGTTCTCTGTTTATGTTACGCTGTTTTAGGAAAGAGAGAGTTCCAGCAAGCATTAAACCCTTTGGGAATTTAATATCTTCGGAGAGACGCACGGTACCAGCATTGGGTGTGAGTGTAAGTTTTATTCTCTTTTTCtatgtttgaaatttttaaataacatCTCCAATAACATTCGATGAATGAgatggaaataaaatcaactgGCAATGGTTAGGAGATGCCTCTTATCAGCT from Anopheles stephensi strain Indian chromosome 2, UCI_ANSTEP_V1.0, whole genome shotgun sequence includes the following:
- the LOC118505217 gene encoding innexin inx7, giving the protein MLNTFSVLSPHLKFKYKLVTIDNLGFKFHYRATFIILLVCTLLVTSRQYIGEHIRCITGGSIPEHVINTFCFFTTTFTVIRHYNESLLQDGVLPHPGVGPMYTEDPVKHHAYYQWVPFILFLQALTFYAPHMLWRMNEGGRLKNLVDGLHMAHLTEHYTAKANLSFGPKCTLLSQDTVDAKLRTVKREFSNHFMVQRHWASRHIFCEVLNLLNCILQIGFTNIFLGRKFWNLGPSFIEEDFAGKMDVLDTVFPKVTKCHFYKYGPTGSIQKHDALCIMALNVINEKIFTFLWFWYVVLFCVSVLSILWRMLTLALHNRSYKFTALILSFASPGRLNPQDVEIITKRLRFTEWLFLYYLAKNMDAHLFRKVLRQITDEIRHPNEDDHDHSDQQGIDTVDGDHDMDDSDMAMVKLRYENDHKKA
- the LOC118505167 gene encoding glutamate [NMDA] receptor subunit 1, encoding MKLTRMLPASCCLLLCLMIPQALLAQKPTGSESPSYYNIGGVLSNNESESHFATVIAHLNFDQQYVPRGTTYYDKTIRIDKNPIKTALNVCKHLISRRVYAVVVSHEPTGDLSPAAVSYTSGFYQIPVIGISSREAAFSDKNIHVSFLRTVPPYYHQADVWLEILSHFGYTKVIIIHSSDTDGRAVLGRFQTTSQTNYDDIDVRATVESIVEFEPKLDSFSSYLMDMKTAQSRVYLLYASQEDAYVIFRDAAIHNMTEYGHIWIVTEQALSANNTPTGIIGLKLNNAENETDHIRDAIYILASAIKEMTVNETITEAPKDCDDSGAIWESGKRLFGYLKTRNIRGETGQVAFDDNGDRMYAEYDVINVHENHSFVKVGSFHYDSDKRKMRLKINDSSITWPGNTGKKPEGIMIPTHLKVLTIEEKPFVYARKLLDDEIDCADDEVVCPHFNITNGNEQEYCCKGYCIDLLKALAQRINFTYDLALSPDGQFGHYQLKNHTTGIGTTVKKEWNGLIGELVAERADLIVAPLTINPERAEFIEFSKPFKYQGITILEKKPSRSSTLVSFLQPFSNTLWILVMVSVHVVALVLYLLDRFSPFGRFKLSSNDGTEEDALNLSSAIWFAWGVLLNSGIGEGTPRSFSARVLGMVWAGFAMIIVASYTANLAAFLVLERPKTKLTGINDARLRNTMENLTCATVKGSSVDMYFRRQVELSNMYRTMEANNYDTAEQAIQDVKDGKLMAFIWDSSRLEYEASKDCELVTAGELFGRSGYGVGLQKGSPWTDAVTLAILDFHESGFMESLDKEWIFHGNVQQCEQFEKTPNTLGLKNMAGVFILVGAGIVGGIGLIIIEVIYKKHQIKKQKKMEIARHAADKWRGTIEKRKTLRASLAMQRQYNVGLNSVSKSVSSQNTEKTRYPILPPLPRTPERAWPKDKEYIVNRKNNSAAGKPPPRYMPTYATDVSHLIV